ccctcccctctcACCAGGGCCCCGGGCGTGCAGGCACCCTGCTCTCGCCGCAGCCCATCTCCTCCCACCCCGTGCACCCAGGGATCCCAGggtcccactgctgccctggTGGCTTCCGATCCATGCACACCGTTGAGGTAGAAGTACTTGCGGGCCAGGGTCTCAGAGGCGGCCCCCAGGCGGCAGGCGATGGTTCCCAGGGTGGGGTCCTGCACGGTCAGGCTGGGCGGTTCCCCAAtgcccctctgcagctcctcaaacAGCGCCAGGTCCTGCGTGCGTATCTGGGGCGTGGGGAACCCGGCCCATCGGTGCACGCTCGCAAATGCACCCGTGTCACATGCGTGCTTCTCGTGTCCCCACGTGCTCCTCGTGTCCTACGCTCATGCACGTGCCTCGCACCTCACGCCCCACGCACGCTCCTCACGTGCCGCACGAGGGTGCACAACACGCACACGGGTCACTTCCTTCACAGAAGTGCACGACAAGCTGCACACACAGTGACCCACCTCGTGCTCACGCTCACGCTCACCCTCCGTGCGGGTGCTCACTTGTTCCTGCCCTGTGCGCTCTCACACTTGCTGCTTGCAGCGCGCACATCCATATCACGTACAAGCAGTGTCCCCCGCAGccggcagcactgctgccaggcACACAAGCGGCAATGCCCCCGTGCCCAGATCCCCCTGACGTCTGTGCGCACTGCACGTGCATGCTGCTTACATCCTTGGCAAACATCCACGTAACCTGCAGCTCAGGAGGGACGGCGAAGGGCACGTCGCAGTGCAGCGTGATGGCTTCATCCTCGTGGACCCACACGTCCTGAACTGGGAGCATTGCCAGCTGAGCCCACCCGCGCTCACGCACCTGCAGGAGCGGCTGCACCCCCGTGCGACTGCCGGTGCTCGCAGCAGACACGGGCAGACACACAGCCTGGGTAGCGATGTCCCGGCCCCCGCGCCCCCACCTGGGCAGTCTACAGGGAACTGGCAGTCCACGAGGCGGCAGGTCGCGCACTGGAAGACGCGGGCGGCCGGCTGGTGCCCTGGGAGGGAGGAACTCGGCAGTGTCGGGGGGTAGGAGGGGAAGGTGGGGACGGGGCCGCGGCAGAACGGGAGAGGCACTCACCGCAGGGGGGgatgcaggcaggagctggTTGGGGGAAGCATCGTTAAACTGGGGGTCGCAAGGGGTCCTCATCCCTGTGACGAGCTGTAAGGGCTCAGCCCCCGTCCAGCCCTGGCATGAAGTCCCTGGGGGTGTCTCCAGGAAAGGGGTGCCCAGAGTGGGGATCTCTGCGGTGTAAATGTCCAGGGGGGCGTCTGTGTGCCCCGGGTGGGGAAGCTGGGCGGGTGGAGTCCCAGGGTTCACTTGGGCAAGAGTCCTGGACGGGGGTCCCTGCTGGCCTCATACCTTGCTCCAACTGGCCCAGCTTCACCCAAATCATTTGGATGGCTTCCTGCAGAGACACCTCGAAAGGCTCTGGGGGCTCACAGATGTCCACATCAGACAATGTCCCCCCCCCAATTGTCCCCATGTCAACGCTCCTGCCCCCACTAATCCCACACATTCCCTGTGCAACTCATCTGGATCCCATATGCCCATCCCAGAGTTCCATATGCCCCTAAATACCCCCCCAAAGCACCAGACTCTCTATACCCTGAAACCCATACACCCTCAGGATTCCCCAAATATGCCCTGACACCACCCCAGAACTCCATACATCCTACATTCCCACGGTTCCCCATTCAAGCCCTCCGAGTCCTGTCCCCTGTGCCCCTAACCTCCTATACGTCTCATCCGCACACACATCCCTGCTCACTCTTGTCCTTCTGCTTCTCCAGTAAATGCAAGGCATCCATGATGATCTTCCGCAGTGCTTCGCTCTGACCTGACCCTGGGACCACAACAAGGGCACTGTGACCACCACAGGGTCAGGATTGGAGGCTCAGGGCTAGAGGGTTCCAGTAAGAGCTGGGGGAGCGTGAGGGGCTGATTCCTGGAGTCCTGGTCAGGGCGTAGGGGTTCTGGGAAGGGTCAGGTATCCCTGAAGATCCCCGGGGCCTTGGGtagctctgggagctgctggaagtCCCCAGTGTgtccctgcccagggctgggtgATCCCCGGCGTTCCATGCAAGTCGGGGGTTCCCAGAGATCCCCGGGGTCCAGACCAGAGTTAGGAGAGTGCCAGACGGGGCTGAGGGGTGCCTGGGGGCATCCACCTCAGGGCCGGGGAGACCGTGGCATGCTTCAGGGCCCCCAGAATGCTCCTCCGAGCGTCCCGTTGAGATGGTGGTCCCTAGGGTGCCAGTCAGGGCCGCTGCCCTTGGGCAGAAGGTCCCGTTGGGGTGGGTATCCCTGGGGTCCCACCACCCACCCACAGTGACAGGGGCAAGTGGCACAGCAGCCTCTGCGAGGGCCTccaggcagtgctggtgctgggagTCCTTCTGAGAGCTCCTGGCGATCTCACGGCAGAGCCGGGCCCACTGAACGGGGGGCccaaagcagagcaggcaggggtGGAGCCCCGGAAGCCAGggcaccaggagcagcaggaggggcacCCACCGCTGCTCCATGgccccagagcacagcaccagCATGCCCAGGTGCCCAGGTAACCGGGGTTCCGAGGTGGGGCCCGGGTCACCTCCCAGTGAGGTGGGGATGGAGATAACTCTGACACATAGCTTTCGGAGATGGAGAAGGGGCTCTCGCTCTCCTCATTTTCATCTCCTCAAATTCTTTGCCTTCGGTCCCCACTGATAGTACCTCATGTTCCCAGACACCCTCTACCTTCACATTTAATTTCCGCCAGCCCCCTCCCGACCCCCAGTTTCCTATAAGCTGATGCGTTGCGCACCCTCAGTCCAGGCTCTCGGAGTCTCCAAATCCCAGCTGGTGAAATCCACACAAGGCTCCACTTCTGGTTTGGTGCTCAGCTGTATGCAAGGTACCTACATAACTTCTGAAGTGCTCGGTCTCTGGAATGCTAGCAATTGCTTCGCGTTTGGAGGCAGCACTCACTGCGCAGTGTTGGAATGCTCCTGGAGCTCAGCTGCTCACGCTTCACGTTTTGTGCTGAAGTATAAATCCCAgatactgcagcacagaggaataTTCCATTCCAAGGTACAGAACAGCAACCCCAGTTTTCATAGGAATGGCTAATACTGAGAATCTGAAAACTATTTACAAATAGCTAGGAACGGAAACCAGCGCCAGGTTTCACTGCAGAAACCTCAGTAACGGCGTCGAGAGGGAATACAGACAAGCCCCAGGCAACCGCGGAAACACCTCCCCAAGTGTCACTTCCCAACACCATTTTTGAGATACCTTAACACGGCAGGTGCTCTCTGTAGGCCCTGGCAGGGATCACTCAGGCACACCTCTTTTTGTGGTTGTGTCTCTGAACACGGACTCATGTAAGTAGACTTTTTACCAGACCAGTGTCAGACTCTTCAGCCACACGTGTCTGTTCTCAGCTGACCGGCAACACCACCCTGCGGACACATGGCCTGTTGGCCACGCGTTTGGGACTCGGACAGAGCCAGATTCTCACGTTCTGATTGGAGTCTGGTATGCTCTTCCTACCAGCAGTGTCACCCACGGCCCTTCCACAGCCATTTCCGTGGTTCACGCATTACGATCCACTGGAAAATATTCTGCACTTCGGTCTACTGAACCAGTTTGACCTGCTCCAGAACTTAGGATTTAGTTGAATATTTGAATGAAGCGCAAAATAAAGTGATAAATAAGTTAATTTATCTCTTCACAAGCACACAGACCTTTTGTGATTAACAGAAATCAGTCTTCAACTCTTCCCGCTCATCGCAGAAGCTTTTGTTGCCccccacagaaacacagaatggcatgggttggaagggacctcaaggatcacgaatctccaccaacctccccatttactagaccaggttgcccagggccccatccaacccggccttcaacacctccagggacggcgcatctacaacctctctgggcagcccgttccagcacctcaccgctctcctggtaaagaacttccccctaacatccaacctaaatcttccctctttcaacttaaaaccgctcccccttgtcctgctgttacctaccctttcaaagagtttactcccttcttgtttataggctcctttcaggtactgaaaggctgcaatgaggtcaccccgcagctttctcttctccaggctcaataagcccagctccctcagcctgtctttgtaggggaggtgctccagcccccgatcatcttcgtggccctcctctggaccctctccaacagctctctgtctttcttgtcctgggggctccatacctggatacagtactccagatggggcctcacaagagcagagtagagagggaaaCTGGGGACCCCACCGTGCGGGGGGTCCCCAGTGACCCTCATCTTGTGCAAGGGGGAGGGTTCAGTGCCCCCATTTCCCGACAATGTGAAGGGGGTCTCGCAGCCCCCAAAACACaggggggctctgggggtggGTTCTGCCACCATCCCTACCCACAAAGCAATAAGAGGGACCTTGGAGGCGGGGGGAGCTGGGACAGACCCTTCCCAGATTTCAACCGAAAACTGTCCCTGGGGGGCATTTGGGGGATCTGTATTTTGTAAATGATCTGCTCTattggggggggagggcggcTCTGGGGTTCCCGACTCCCGGTGCAGGTCCCTGGGGTGTCCTTGCTGGGGGGCTGTGTCTCAGTGTCACTGCAACCTGGGGGGACAGCCCCATCAGCGGCCCCCTCCCACTCCTCCCCACCACGGTGGCTGCCCTGTGGAaccctggggctgccccagaCCCGCTGTGCAATCCCCCCCCTTCAGTCCTGTTCCTCCCTGACCCCCCTTGGCCGCAGCATTTTATCGCAGTTAGGAGGGACCAGAACTGCTGTGTGTTCCCTCCGCCCCTCTCGCCCACTGAAACATTTTGTTCCTGAGATTAAATTAACCTGCACAACTCTGTTTCAGGCT
The DNA window shown above is from Gallus gallus isolate bGalGal1 chromosome 19, bGalGal1.mat.broiler.GRCg7b, whole genome shotgun sequence and carries:
- the LOC107054772 gene encoding sperm acrosome membrane-associated protein 6 isoform X1, encoding MLVLCSGAMEQRWVPLLLLLVPWLPGLHPCLLCFGPPVQWARLCREIARSSQKDSQHQHCLEALAEAAVPLAPVTVGSGQSEALRKIIMDALHLLEKQKDKKPFEVSLQEAIQMIWVKLGQLEQAPACIPPCGHQPAARVFQCATCRLVDCQFPVDCPVQDVWVHEDEAITLHCDVPFAVPPELQVTWMFAKDIRTQDLALFEELQRGIGEPPSLTVQDPTLGTIACRLGAASETLARKYFYLNVSGGSVEAEQELQARFRAVLRWPQGRAPLHLTTSLQLGLVLGVAGLVLLLLLLLASWRCCRKSPEPPRPP
- the LOC107054772 gene encoding sperm acrosome membrane-associated protein 6 isoform X2 — encoded protein: MLVLCSGAMEQRWVPLLLLLVPWLPGLHPCLLCFGPPVQWARLCREIARSSQKDSQHQHCLEALAEAAVPLAPVTVGSGQSEALRKIIMDALHLLEKQKDKTPACIPPCGHQPAARVFQCATCRLVDCQFPVDCPVQDVWVHEDEAITLHCDVPFAVPPELQVTWMFAKDIRTQDLALFEELQRGIGEPPSLTVQDPTLGTIACRLGAASETLARKYFYLNVSGGSVEAEQELQARFRAVLRWPQGRAPLHLTTSLQLGLVLGVAGLVLLLLLLLASWRCCRKSPEPPRPP
- the LOC107054772 gene encoding sperm acrosome membrane-associated protein 6 isoform X4 gives rise to the protein MDALHLLEKQKDKKPFEVSLQEAIQMIWVKLGQLEQAPACIPPCGHQPAARVFQCATCRLVDCQFPVDCPVQDVWVHEDEAITLHCDVPFAVPPELQVTWMFAKDIRTQDLALFEELQRGIGEPPSLTVQDPTLGTIACRLGAASETLARKYFYLNVSGGSVEAEQELQARFRAVLRWPQGRAPLHLTTSLQLGLVLGVAGLVLLLLLLLASWRCCRKSPEPPRPP
- the LOC107054772 gene encoding sperm acrosome membrane-associated protein 6 isoform X3 — translated: MPCIYWRSRRTRVSRDVCADETYRSSCLHPPLRAPAGRPRLPVRDLPPRGLPVPCRLPRWGRGGRDIATQAVCLPVSAASTGSRTGVQPLLQVRERGWAQLAMLPVQDVWVHEDEAITLHCDVPFAVPPELQVTWMFAKDIRTQDLALFEELQRGIGEPPSLTVQDPTLGTIACRLGAASETLARKYFYLNVSGGSVEAEQELQARFRAVLRWPQGRAPLHLTTSLQLGLVLGVAGLVLLLLLLLASWRCCRKSPEPPRPP